The Anastrepha ludens isolate Willacy chromosome X, idAnaLude1.1, whole genome shotgun sequence genome includes a window with the following:
- the LOC128870028 gene encoding uncharacterized protein LOC128870028, with the protein MDECEDIQTSIINLLIDINHGRINPKLIKPSQLNKEIALIRNKLPHKLVLPGKQFGNELKEIYKSMTAKGLIVDSRLVINIEIPLISYEPSDAYKLNPLPIKYKGNMIIPDIKAESLVYKFDLNRYVLINQVDLDKCLKNLEDHYQCPGNWAWKSATDNSCEVAALKQLENEVCGFKPATNENVWIKLSSQNRWLYKLFSKSTIHLECDNNQQMRMEIPNQGIITIREGCTARHEGVTLTASHHVQSEINKELLSSSWVKDIEDISELRIKPFDSTLINNTKDILTLKQQIEFLKKENIKLKGINFHHVSDQNVKEELLWLLHLNYQLDIIIIK; encoded by the exons ATGGACGAATGTGAAGATATCCAAACTTCGATAATCAATTTACTAATTGACATAAATCATGGTCGCATAAATCCAAAACTAATAAAACCTTCACAACTTAATAAAGAAATTGCACTTATCAGAAACAAGCTGCCACACAAATTAGTACTACCTGGAAAACAGTTCGgtaatgaattaaaagaaatcTATAAGTCGATGACTGCTAAAGGGTTAATTGTCGATTCACGACTAGTCATAAACATAGAAATTCCCTTAATATCATATGAACCGTCAGATGCATACAAATTAAATCCACTGCCAATAAAATACAAAGGGAACATGATTATCCCTGATATAAAAGCAGAATCTTTAGTATACAAGTTTGATTTAAATCGATATGTATTGATAAACCAAGTCGATCTAGATAAGTGTTTAAAAAACTTGGAAGATCATTATCAATGTCCAGGGAACTGGGCTTGGAAGTCAGCTACGGACAATTCATGCGAAGTAGCAGCATTGAAACAGTTGGAAAATGAAGTATGTGGATTCAAGCCCGctacaaatgaaaatgtttggatTAAATTATCTTCTCAAAATCGTTGGCTTTACAAGTTGTTTAGCAAATCAACAATACATCTAGAATGTGATAACAACCAACAAATGCGAATGGAAATCCCTAATCAAGGCATTATCACAATAAGAGAAGGATGTACAGCTCGACATGAAGGAGTAACTTTAACAGCATCTCATCACGTACAATCCGAGATCAATAAAGAATTGCTATCTTCTTCTTGGGTAAAAGACATTGAAGATATTTCAGAACTGCGAATTAAACCTTTTGATTCGACCTTAATAAACAACACCAAAGATATCCTAACACTCAAACAGCAAATAGAATttctcaaaaaagaaaatatcaaattgaagggTATCAATTTTCATCACGTTAGTG atcAAAATGTAAAAGAAGAACTGTTGTGGCTGTTACATTTGAACTACCAGTTAGATATAATCATAATTAAGTAA
- the LOC128870029 gene encoding uncharacterized protein LOC128870029 — MMTKNSETAILLATAQIRVKAANGEYVTLRAVIDQGSQKTTISEEAAQILHLPKRREVTELQGLGNTTVVVSKFKVNIEIRPRFLSNEVYNVEALVLPKLASAQPDKTFKWDIEQWRNYTLADPNFNRSDRIDVVIGGDVYADILEEGIFKKDRILGQATKLGWILSGVLQQPRKNGRILAAVTTTLEKFWEIEDTTAPTYIEDDDECMKIFDKTTTRDENNRFVVNLPLKKKKDLGDSRKQAMARFLNLEKKLASDDNLRKQYVQFMRDYLEMGHMKKASGNNCGKYYLPHQAVIREGSLTTKLRVVFDTSAKTTNGSSLNDILLIGPRLQKDIFDIITKWRLWQYVLTSDIEKMYRQIKVAESDQDYQRILWREAKEGPIGEYKLQTVTYGTASAPFLATRTLQEIAKSCEPYNYLLSNIIKNDFYMDDLMTGADSINECKVIQFEISKQLQKCGFHLRKWMSNNSEIITTIPTNSENEVIKIAEDETVKTLGIQWDPAKDMFGFNMNLSTEKLVTKRKALSDLARIFDPMGWLSPMTVLAKLFIQKLWLMKLNWDELLDENLAKEWQEFMQHVPAIKRIKIPRWFETKNDFKIELYYMDSQMRQKKRTRQLYMLKLDQL; from the coding sequence atgatgACAAAAAACTCCGAAACAGCAATACTTCTAGCAACAGCCCAGATAAGAGTGAAGGCGGCAAATGGGGAGTACGTGACATTGCGAGCAGTAATCGATCAAGGATCACAGAAGACTACCATTTCTGAAGAAGCCGCTCAAATACTACACTTACCAAAGAGAAGAGAAGTAACTGAGCTACAAGGGCTAGGAAATACTACAGTGGTAGTCTCCAAATTTAAAGTCAACATTGAAATCAGGCCGAGATTCCTAAGCAACGAAGTGTACAATGTCGAAGCACTGGTTTTGCCGAAATTGGCGAGTGCACAACCtgataaaacatttaaatgggATATAGAACAATGGAGAAACTATACCTTAGCTGATCCCAACTTCAATAGGTCAGATCGAATCGACGTCGTTATTGGAGGAGATGTATATGCTGACATATTAGAAGAAGGCATATTTAAGAAAGATCGAATACTAGGCCAAGCTACGAAATTAGGATGGATATTGTCGGGAGTTTTACAACAACCGAGAAAAAATGGTAGAATTCTAGCGGCGGTGACCACAACGTTGGAGAAGTTTTGGGAAATAGAAGACACCACAGCACCAACATATatagaagatgatgatgaatgcATGAAGATATTTGATAAAACGACAACAAGAGATGAAAATAATAGATTTGTCGTCAATctacctttaaaaaaaaaaaaagacttagGCGACTCTCGCAAACAAGCAATGGCGAGGTTTCTTAATCTTGAGAAAAAGTTGGCTTCAGATGACAACCTAAGAAAACAATATGTGCAATTTATGAGAGACTATTTAGAAATGGGCCACATGAAAAAAGCAAGTGGAAATAATTGCGGAAAATACTATTTGCCACATCAAGCCGTAATTCGAGAAGGCAGTCTCACAACTAAACTACGAGTAGTTTTCGATACATCTGCAAAAACTACAAATGGAAGTAGTTTAAATGACATCCTTTTAATAGGCCCGAGACTTCAAAAAGATATATTTGACATAATTACCAAATGGAGACTTTGGCAATATGTGTTAACAAGtgatattgaaaagatgtatCGACAAATTAAAGTAGCAGAAAGTGATCAAGATTATCAACGTatattgtggagagaagcgaAGGAAGGGCCGATAGGAGAATACAAGCTGCAAACAGTTACGTATGGAACAGCATCCGCTCCCTTTCTTGCGACGAGAACTTTACAAGAAATTGCCAAATCCTGCGAGCCTTACAATTATTTGCTTTCAAACATCATTAAAAACGACTTCTACATGGACGATTTAATGACAGGAGCAGATTCAATAAATGAATGTAAAGTCATTCAGttcgaaatttcgaaacaaCTACAAAAATGTGGATTTCACTTAAGAAAGTGGATGTCTAATAACAGTGAGATTATAACAACAATTCCAACAAATAGCGAAAATGAGGTAATAAAAATAGCAGAAGACGAAACAGTTAAAACATTGGGTATACAATGGGACCCGGCCAAAGACATGTTTGGATTTAATATGAATCTTTCAACGGAAAAGCTAGTAACAAAAAGGAAAGCTTTATCTGATTTGGCGAGAATTTTCGATCCGATGGGGTGGCTTTCACCAATGACTGTTTTAGCAAAGTTgtttatacaaaaactttgGTTGATGAAACTCAACTGGGATGAGTTACTCGACGAAAATTTGGCAAAAGAATGGCAGGAGTTTATGCAGCACGTACCAgcgataaaaagaataaaaattcccAGATGgtttgaaacaaaaaacgacTTTAAAATTGAACTATATTACATGGATTCGCAGATGCGCCAGAAAAAGCGTACGCGGCAGTTGTATATGCTAAAGTTGGATCAGTTATAA